A stretch of DNA from Bacillota bacterium:
TACAACGGCAAGTCGGCGGAAATTTATCAGAAATATTAGAAACAATTTCAAGCACCATACAAGAGCGAATAAAGCTTAAAGATGACATTAGGGTCTTGACCGCAACCGGTCGCGCGTCGGGAATAGTCATTGGTTGTCTGCCTATTGGGATAGCGCTTCTTCTTATGCTGCTGAACCCAGGATATATAGAGAGTTTTTTTAATACAAGCACTGGTATTCACATGCTAATTGTTGCAGGTGTTATGGAATTTATCGGTTTTCTCTTTGTAAGGCATATAGTAAGCATCAAATATTAAGCTAAAGGAGAAAAATATGTTTCTCACACTTTCCTCAGCGCTTCTGATGTTTTGCATCTTTTCAATAGCACTGTCAGGAGCGGGAAATAGAATCGACATACATGACCATCGGCTCAAAATGATAAGCGGAGTATCCGGAAATGCCTTAGAAGAAGAGCTTGAGAAAAGCCTTGTTAGAAGGATTGTTATACCTGTATATAAGAAAACTACAAAATTATTATCACACTTAATAAAACATAAAAAAAGTGGCAAAAGCGACAATGCGCTGGCCCACGAACTCAGACTTGCGGGCATTTTCATTGAGCCTGAAGAATATTCATTCATCAAACTTGCTGTAATCATTGTCTATATGATTTTGTTATTTGCTTCAATAATAGTGGTCAAAAATACATCGTTTAAGCTCCTTATACTGATTTTTGGAAGTATCATAGCTATTCTTTTTCCCCGATATTTTTTAAAATTCAGAATTTCTTCTAGGCAAGCCTCAATGAGGCATCAGCTTCCTGCAGTGATTGACATTCTGAGCGTAAGTATAGAAGCAGGTCTTAGCTTTGATGCAGCTCTGACTCATGTTATAAATGCGTTTAAAGGCCCATTAATTGATGAACTTTCGCTGCTTGCCGGAGAGCTTCAGATGGGACGTGTCAGAAGAGAAGCTTTGAAAGCGCTCGGAGATCGTACAGACATTCCTGAGCTAAAGGCTTTTACATCATCTATCATTCAATCAGACCAGCTTGGAATACCACTTAAGAATGTGCTTCGTTCACAGGCAGCACAGCTTAGAGCAGAGAGAAAGCAAAGAGCCCAGGAAAAAGGTATGAAAGCTCCGGTAAAGATGATGCTTCCAATGGTCGTTTTCGTGTTTCCTGTCATTTTTATAATACTGCTTGGTCCGACAATAATCCGCCTGATGAAACAGTTCGGTTAAAAAGGAAGAATATTATGAATAAAATCACTCTTAACGGTATTACAGTCTCAGTTGCAAATACATTTCTAAAACGTCTCATAGGAATGTTAAATCAGAAAAAGCCAGACATGGGCAAGGGACTGCTTATTACCCCCTGCAATCAGGTTCATACGTTTGGCATGCATTTCCCCATCGATATAGTTTTTCTTTCAAGCGGCAAAGTCGTTTATGCTAAAAGCTATATGCCTCCTAACCGTATAAGCCCGTTAATAAAAAAAGCCGACAGCGTTCTCGAGCTTGCTGCCGGTACATTAGAAAGCTACTGCATTAAAGAAGATACTTTTTTAGAATATAGAGAGGTTTAATATGAGTAACGTTTTTGAACTTCGAAACAAGGATACGGGCATTTCTTTCAAACAAAAGCTATTCGGCGGGTACGATAAAAATGCCGTTAAAGACTATATAGACCAGCTTGAGCTAAGTCTTAAGGAGGCTCAAGAAAACTATAGCGCTAAAACTGAAGAGCTTAAAGCCAGAATTGATTCATTAGTTGCTGAAAGAAACCGTATCGCAGCAAAGGAGAAAGAAAGTTCAGAAAATGCAGAAAATCTTTCTGCTGATTATTCCAAATTAAATGCCGAAAAAATCAGGCTTGAACAGTCAAATATTGAAATGCAGCAAAAACTTTCACTTTTGCCTGAAGGTGAAGATTTTAGTATTGAAAAGT
This window harbors:
- a CDS encoding type II secretion system F family protein gives rise to the protein MFLTLSSALLMFCIFSIALSGAGNRIDIHDHRLKMISGVSGNALEEELEKSLVRRIVIPVYKKTTKLLSHLIKHKKSGKSDNALAHELRLAGIFIEPEEYSFIKLAVIIVYMILLFASIIVVKNTSFKLLILIFGSIIAILFPRYFLKFRISSRQASMRHQLPAVIDILSVSIEAGLSFDAALTHVINAFKGPLIDELSLLAGELQMGRVRREALKALGDRTDIPELKAFTSSIIQSDQLGIPLKNVLRSQAAQLRAERKQRAQEKGMKAPVKMMLPMVVFVFPVIFIILLGPTIIRLMKQFG
- a CDS encoding DUF192 domain-containing protein, producing the protein MNKITLNGITVSVANTFLKRLIGMLNQKKPDMGKGLLITPCNQVHTFGMHFPIDIVFLSSGKVVYAKSYMPPNRISPLIKKADSVLELAAGTLESYCIKEDTFLEYREV